One Pararge aegeria chromosome 4, ilParAegt1.1, whole genome shotgun sequence DNA segment encodes these proteins:
- the LOC120637619 gene encoding TLD domain-containing protein 2 isoform X13, with product MSDELRRALYSSGASVDMEFSPPDLIGASEIFTMEHREKLCTVLPARAQGYMWSLAFSTSQHGFSLASMYRKMQRVDSPVLLVIQDTDNNVFGALTSCAFRPSEHFYGTGESLLFSFQRVEDARRSSQSMPEDTNNKEAKDEKKDENEDQQAVAFKTKFKYWGWTGDNMYFIRGSNDNISIGAGDGKFGLWLDGDLYLGRTQRCTTYGNEPLTTREDFIVKIMECWTFI from the exons ATGAGCGATGAGCTGCGACGCGCGTTGTATTCGTCGGGTGCTTCCGTCGACATGGAGTTCTCTCCGCCCGACCTCATTGGCGCCTCGGAGATATTCACTATGGAACATCG AGAGAAGTTATGCACCGTGCTACCAGCGCGTGCGCAGGGCTACATGTGGTCGCTGGCGTTCAGCACCAGCCAGCACGGCTTCTCGCTCGCCTCCATGTACCGCAAGATGCAGCGCGTCGACAGTCCCGTGCTGCTGGTCATACAGGACACCGACAACAAT GTGTTCGGCGCCCTGACCTCTTGCGCATTCCGGCCCTCGGAGCACTTCTACGGTACGGGCGAATCGTTGCTGTTTTCATTCCAACGGGTGGAGGACGCTCGCCGAAGTTCGCAGAGCATGCCTGAAGACACCAACAATAAGGAAGCGAAGGACGAGAAAAAGGACGAAAATGAAG aCCAACAAGCAGTAGCATTCAAGACCAAATTCAAGTATTGGGGCTGGACCGGTGACAACATGTATTTCATACGTGGGAGCAATGATAATATTTCCATCGGCGCAGGAGA CGGCAAGTTCGGGCTGTGGCTGGACGGCGACCTTTACCTGGGCCGCACCCAGCGCTGCACCACGTACGGCAACGAGCCGCTGACCACTCGCGAGGACTTCATCGTCAAGATCATGGAGTGCTGGACCTTCATCTGA
- the LOC120623448 gene encoding uncharacterized protein LOC120623448: MIIIYIVIFFVSRPSVGANNSLAKDNILCRDCGTQILSSDTIISKSSAASLYSFNDTIFNDKEVLVQLLVRDLFLQYPIITSSESTCLGKGDWDDDELWFPNHVMKPCFCPECGAFSGWMFKNDSPTTAQSMNQFFGIILTNVIGENFLNSLITFPKV, from the exons ATGATTATCATTtatattgtgatttttttcGTGAGTAGGCCTTCTGTTGGAGCTAATAACTCTCTTGCCAAAG ATAATATCTTGTGTCGGGACTGTGGTACTCAGATATTATCATCTGACACCATCATATCGAAGTCAAGTGCCGCGTCCCTATATTCCTTTAACGACACAATATTTAATGATAAAGAAGTGTTGGTTCAACTGCTAGTACGTgatttatttttgcaatatcctattataacatcAAGTGAATCTACTTGCCTTGGAAAAGGAGAT TGGGATGACGATGAGTTATGGTTTCCTAATCATGTCATGAAACCATGTTTCTGCCCGGAATGTGGAGCTTTCAGTGGTTGGATGTTTAAGAATGACAGTCCAACAACAGCTCAATCAATGAATCAATTCTTTGGCATTATATTGACAAACGTTATTGgtgaaaatt TTCTAAACTCTCTAATAACATTCCCTAAAGTTTAA
- the LOC120623326 gene encoding prenylated Rab acceptor protein 1 isoform X1: protein MAESVNIEISGEIPNASTEKIGLQKYVELIDLLLQYARSGAVPALMMRVLNKRQPWTQFIATENFKVPTSVPRISRRFYKNLQHFQANYLIIFLGLFIYCLITSPFLLFAVVVSSYCIKKYFNGHKSFKIGGWELPKIHQVALVSVVLTILFVLADAQAVLFWILGTTVTIVGFHAIFYDADALPSIEDPEKFPMIEEV, encoded by the exons ATGGCTGAGAGTGTTAACATTGAGATTTCTGGTGAAATACCTAATGCTTCCACAGAAAAGATTGGTTTGCAAAAGTATGTCGAATTAATAGATTT GTTACTGCAGTATGCCCGAAGTGGTGCTGTGCCCGCACTCATGATGAGAGTCTTAAACAAACGTCAGCCATGGACTCAATTTATTGCTACAGAAAACTTTAAG GTTCCAACTTCTGTACCACGAATATCACgcagattttataaaaacttgcaACATTTTCAAGCAAATTAtctcattatatttttaggactatttatttactgttt AATCACatcaccttttttattatttgccgTGGTAGTAAGCTCTTATTGCATCAAGAAGTATTTCAATGGACATAAAAGTTTTAAG ATTGGTGGTTGGGAATTGCCGAAGATCCACCAGGTCGCACTTGTGTCGGTGGTGCTCACGATACTTTTTGTGCTCGCCGACGCCCAAGCAGTTCTGTTTTGGATTCTAG GAACAACGGTAACGATTGTCGGTTTCCACGCAATCTTCTACGACGCAGACGCTCTGCCTTCGATAGAAGACCCCGAGAAGTTCCCAATGATCGAGGAAGTTTAA
- the LOC120623326 gene encoding prenylated Rab acceptor protein 1 isoform X2, whose protein sequence is MAESVNIEISGEIPNASTEKIGLQKLLQYARSGAVPALMMRVLNKRQPWTQFIATENFKVPTSVPRISRRFYKNLQHFQANYLIIFLGLFIYCLITSPFLLFAVVVSSYCIKKYFNGHKSFKIGGWELPKIHQVALVSVVLTILFVLADAQAVLFWILGTTVTIVGFHAIFYDADALPSIEDPEKFPMIEEV, encoded by the exons ATGGCTGAGAGTGTTAACATTGAGATTTCTGGTGAAATACCTAATGCTTCCACAGAAAAGATTGGTTTGCAAAA GTTACTGCAGTATGCCCGAAGTGGTGCTGTGCCCGCACTCATGATGAGAGTCTTAAACAAACGTCAGCCATGGACTCAATTTATTGCTACAGAAAACTTTAAG GTTCCAACTTCTGTACCACGAATATCACgcagattttataaaaacttgcaACATTTTCAAGCAAATTAtctcattatatttttaggactatttatttactgttt AATCACatcaccttttttattatttgccgTGGTAGTAAGCTCTTATTGCATCAAGAAGTATTTCAATGGACATAAAAGTTTTAAG ATTGGTGGTTGGGAATTGCCGAAGATCCACCAGGTCGCACTTGTGTCGGTGGTGCTCACGATACTTTTTGTGCTCGCCGACGCCCAAGCAGTTCTGTTTTGGATTCTAG GAACAACGGTAACGATTGTCGGTTTCCACGCAATCTTCTACGACGCAGACGCTCTGCCTTCGATAGAAGACCCCGAGAAGTTCCCAATGATCGAGGAAGTTTAA
- the LOC120623296 gene encoding transcription factor E2F7-like, which produces MYEDGNITSTPKRCALTEVTNASSYVSPTANLKLLTNVALQYPTPPPSTAHRKEKSLQILCDKFLNLYPLHGNGTVEIQLDSTAARLGVEKRRMYDIINILEAMQCAVHKRKNTYLWHGGARLNSFLKMLKRQGENLRLSEALRGKAPKPPAPKHKTLGVLAQRFLMLFLVEPPNTLINLEMAVGVLIDTSSKSKSTLSPEQLDRQHKSKVRRLYDIANVLISIGLIEKVSGNLILKKPVFKYVGPYKIKKSEKIIVYTPSPITPLSVLHTQQLLTPCQVYAGKSKRKLEFTTPNCNTEKLGVTTPPHTPSHKWDEILLVADMELTRINNGITL; this is translated from the exons ATGTATGAAGATGGTAACATTACTTCTACTCCTAAAAGGTGCGCTCTAACTGAGGTCACCAATGCGTCAAGTTACGTTTCTCCTACTGCTAACCTCAAGTTGTTGACCAATGTTGCTCTGCAGTATCCCACGCCGCCACCTAGCACGGCGCATCGGAAGGAGAAGTCCTTGCAAATATTATGTGACAA gtTTCTTAATCTATACCCACTGCATGGAAATGGCACAGTTGAAATACAGTTGGATAGCACAGCAGCCCGGTTAGGGGTGGAAAAGCGAAGAATGTATGACATTATTAACATTTTGGAAGCCATGCAATGTGCTGTGCACAAAAGGAAAAACACATACCTGTGGCATGGTGGTGCTCGCCTAAACTCCTTCCTGAAAATGTTAAAAAGGCAAGGAGAAAATCTGCGGTTGTCAGAAGCTCTTAGAGGCAAAGCTCCTAAGCCTCCCGCTCCAAAACACAAGACTCTTGGAGTTTTAGCGCagaggtttttgatgcttttCTTAGTGGAGCCACCA aACACTCTTATTAATTTGGAGATGGCTGTTGGTGTACTTATAGACACTTCAAGTAAAAGCAAATCAACCCTGTCACCTGAACAGCTGGATCGTCAACACAAGTCTAAAGTGAGGAGGCTGTATGATATTGCTAATGTGTTAATTTCAATTGGTCTCATAGAAAAGGTATcaggtaatttaatattaaagaaaccagtatttaagtatgttgggccatataaaattaaaaagtctgaaaaaattattgtttatacaCCATCACCGATAACTCCACTTTCAGTATTACATACACAGCAACTATTGACTCCTTGTCAAGTGTACGCTGGAAAGTCAAAACGAAAGTTGGAGTTCACAACACCAAATTGTAACACAGAAAAGCTTGGTGTAACAACACCCCCGCACACGCCGTCACACAAGTGGGATGAAATTTTGCTTGTGGCAGACATGGAACTGACTAGAATTAACAATGGCATCACATTGTGa